TCAGGTCGTGCAGtatcaacttttttctcattcctGGATAAACCCTGAGCAACACATACGATCTTCTTATTATCGATGTCATATTGCTACTTGGTATAATGGTTTGTTGTATTTCTCAAATTAACGGAGGCACGATCATAGTCGTAATGCTTAAATCCGCGTGCCGGTCAAACGATATTCGTATTTTATGCAATGTGTAATTGATATTCTTTGAAAAACCTCTATGTTTAACATCCCATTCCGTAATATCGGTTACACACCGAGGTTATGAGATTGCTGAGAGGTTAGGTTATATTTTCTCAACACCGCGGCCGGCGGAGCCTCCACCGGTGGGGGCTTACAAGATTTCTGATTcaccaaatttaaattttgccgCACAAAAATCGTTCATTAAAACTGCGCACGAGTGCAGCACTGTCGGGATTTGCGATCCGTGGCTGAACAATAAGTTTGGTTGGTCCAAATTCGAAGCGTGCGTACTGTTGGAACTAGTACATAAGTACAGCCGAAACATTGAAGTTatgaaataaagtgaaaatggGACGCAAGATACCCGGAAAAAAACACAGAGGAGTGAAGGACCCAACTAAGCAACAAAAGAAGCGTTTATCAGAGTAAATATCGTTGCGTGGAGTTGTGTGATTGAATTTTATAGGTTAAGTTGATCATCGTAACGTGTCAAATTTTAGGTTAAACAAAGTGATAAACGCGCCGCCGAGGGACAAGGATGAGCAGGCGATACCGAAGAGTCTTGAGCGCGTGATGAAGCTGAAGCAAAGCGTGAAGGACGGTAagatgatgaagaaaaataccaagaaaaaaacgaagctGAAAAATCAACTGATCGTGATGGGCAATCACCATCCACAGATCGCTCATCCCAAGGCAAGACCGGAGAAAGTTGTTCCTGTTTTTTCGCAAAGACCAGACGAATGTGGAAAGGCTTTTTTGAACCGAGTGAATTCGGAGACTCAGGCGTTCATAAATGAGACTGCGTTTGAAGACAAATATGGTGTGGAAGTCAAGCGAGATCCAAGTACTGGTAATATCGAAGGATTGTCTAAGAGATCGAAGGATGAGATAGATGAATTAATGAGACTCAAATTGAAGCACAGTAATaccaagaagaaaaagaaaaagaagaaagacaCCGAGACGACTAGGCTGACGAAAGCTCAGAAAAGGAAACACAAGctcgagttgaaaaaaactaaaaaactgCAGGACAATATAGACGAGTTCAAGGTCTTCAAGGAGACTATTGAATTTGGAGATGTTGTCCACGCTCCTCCAGAACTAAAAATCAAACCGAAAAAAGCAGACGCTTCTCACTCCGAACGGGTAAAAACCTTACCAATATTTGATTTGTTGTGCGTTGTATTTTTTTGGATTAATTTTACCGATGATTTTCCGATAGCCTGGACGAAGACGTCTTCTTCTTGATTCGCTTTTCAAGAGCCATGACAAATCTGCCGAGAACCCAACAGGCGTTAAGTCTGTCAATAGATCTGGAAAACGCAAAGATCTCCCAGTTGGGGAAAGAAGACAACTGGAGGAACGACAGAAAGAAGCCATAACTGCATACAGAAACCTGAAGTCTCAGAAAGCTGCTGATTTATGACCATGGGCAATGGCCGTGTGATCAGTATTTGTACATATGAGAGCCTTAGCAGAGAATAGAAGGACGAAATGTGTGTGTAAATTGATCAATTtatttacgatatttttttaattacattagagtatatataatatagaggTTAAGGTTCACGGTATTCTACTTTGGCAGAGAAGTAGTTGGAAAAACTGTGGGAGGTTACACTTTGCTAAAATTGTCATTGAtaatattgaaacaaaatgaatagCATTTGCTACAGTAAAACAGCGATTTAAATGGTCATAGATTGTTTTTGCTTGTTattgatgacgatgatgaacATGAAGCAAACGGTTTCAACTaatctaaaataaaataacagtGCTGTAAACAACAAAACAAGTAATAAGAGCCTCTTATCTTGTGAAATGCCAAGTGTTTAGATCCTTTGAAATGTCtaaacaattgaaatatttgacaaGCATAAATGTGAGcacaatttctgaaaattcatgTGCTTTAGACTATCCACACCTACAGTTTTATCGCAAACGAACTTCTCCTGTCCTGCAACTTATAATTTTACTCTAGAATTAAACTTATCTTTTATAGAATGCATGAAATAATTGCCACGAAACGGCTGATTACTTGATATGGTATCAAATGCTGACAGCAAATAGTTTTGAAAAAGTGTATTTGATGAAAGGGTGTTAAATCCTTATCCAGTTGTCCAAACAAATGGTTCAAGTCGATTATTAACTGGTAGGTAGTTATTGAGCTTTTCGAGGCTTTCTAAAGTATAATTAAGTTGGGTGTGGCAGTTGTCCAGTTGTTGGCTGATATGATGAATCTTATTCAGCTGTTCAGCAAACTTTGTGAATCTCTTTTGCCTGTCTATAGCCATGTTGAATATTCGTACAACTTCGACGTCGAGGGTGGTGTTGAGTGTGGACTGCTCAGTCGCAATCATTTGTGCATTTGTATTCAAGTGGTGTTGATATCGGGCGCAAAGATTGAACAAACCGATGGGATCCAGTCGTTCCAAGACTTCAGGGTCTCTGACTCCAGGTGGCAAATTCAAAGTTCCCCTCATAATGGGTAGAAACATCGGTATGCTATGCAATTTAACTAGATCAGCATCCATGTCTGCAGTCGGCTCAGAAATAGCTGGCTTGACGACTACGATGTTGTGTGCTTTGTCCGAGAGAGTTTTTCTGTGCCCAATGGCACCAATACCTGGTTTTCGCTTGGATAATTCCTGCGTTCCGAGGCTCTTTCCTCGCTGCAATTGGGCCTGTTTATTCGTCATTTTGGGTGAATCTCCTATTGGCCTGTTCACTGTGTACGATATGTAAGGCAGATCTGAATCCGAGCAAATGCTTGGTCCGGGACTCGTACATCGTGGTGGTGTGTCTTCAGGGATTCCATCTCGGTTCGGAACGCTCTTTCCACGCCGCAATTGAACCGCTCGCGCTCTGCTGCTCTCTGATCCTGGTATATCGTTGCTTTGAGAGCTCTGCTCGGATCCCATCGTTTGATTTAATAGATACTTTAATCTTCAAAGAGGcagtttttccaaattatccAAAGAGAGTAAAGTGAAGAGTGCCTGATAAAGGAAAGTATTGTAATAGTTCGATTTTGAGGATGCAATATGTGAGCGAATCTTAGGTTTTCTGTGTACAATCAAGGTTGCATAATAATAACCAAACAAATGAGTACCTTTGCTACTTAGAGCACGTACGTAGGTTCTGTCAGTGGAAGTTTGTCATCATGTTCTCAATTCGAAGTTCTCATATATCGATCAGTTGACGTGCGTCCGTCAGTTCATATATGacgaataattttgtttttcaattcacgtaTTTACTTCTTTCATTGGGAATAAGCGATTTTGTGAGAGATGAATATCGTAAACATTACACAATTAGTTAACCCGCGCTATAACCGAATACTTTTTTCAGAAAGACTTTTGAACTATCAAAATCATCGGGTCCGCCATCAGACGACTACACAAAATGAACCCATTGGAACCCATGTCCCGCGATGACAAAGATATGGGCTACGCCAGTGACGTCACTGATTTTAGTCACAGGCGGCACCTGCGGAGAAGAATCAAAAACATCGCGGGATTTTTTTCCGTCGGTAAGTTGGCTCACGACACGTTCGACCCTTGTTTTAGCGCGTTCTTTGAATCTGCAGCGAAATGAACACCTGTCCGTTCAATGtttattgtgaaatttaaCCGGATTTGTTGCGTTACATACAGGGGATATTCTGTCTACtgtgaattgaattttatttacccaATGCATATATTTTCAGTCAGCGGTACGCGTTCTGCAAACGATACGGATATTACGCGTACAATGTTTTTATACCGCAAGATTCGTAATGATTGGTAACACCGTACATAGGATACACGATTGCATTGTGTATGCTCAGGCATTGTGAAGTGCGGGTGTTTTTATTTCGAGAATAATTCATTATTCTTCTAACCATAATCATACGATATGTGCAACCGGTAATTATCAACTGTTTCTTGGTGTAACAAACGAACGGGTTAACACGCGCGATGCGTACATGAATGGCGATGAATATGTATAACAAACAATGTGATAATCGtggaatatcataacgaggaCGTTATCAGAACGATGTAAACGTCTTTCAAGCGTTCTTTCGAAAACCGTCACGCTGCAGGGTACGACTTGAATCTACGAAACAACAGGTCGCGGTGAAATGACATATTCCGCGGCAAAGCAACACGCAAATCGTTAAAATATGTGATCATACCAGCGGAACGGTTCTGCGCATCTATACGTCCGTAGGTATGTACGGGACGGTAAATATTTATGGCCATGTCAAGAGGACCACGTGTATAAGCtatgtttataaatatatgtatatgtatatacgttaGACGTCAAGGTATACGTAAAATACTTGTTTCTTTGAAATAAGATTGCAAGTTCCACTCGTTTCGCAACCCATAGATCAGTCGCACTTCGCACGTATCTACATAcgaaatatacatacatatcctAGATACAAAGCGcatgaatgtataattttgaaatttacaactttTCCTCACGCCGCGAACCTTTTCAAATCCCGCGAGtctatgtttatttatttgtataatgtgtatatatctACGTAAATGCGCAGGTATATACCATGTACTCATCTTGTACAACAAATATAGATTTTCAAGATGTATATCTAATGCATCGGTGATGCCAACCGTTTGATTTTGCAACCGCGTCTGTTTCTTACGTCTTCTGTGTtccgttttatttcttttttttttttctttttctcctcttttcattatttcttccACTCGGCTTCGCATGTGGCGCACGATCCCTATCTTCGTATATTTGCATACCATCTAACTCAACGCGGGCTCGAAATCTGCTCGCTCCGCGTCTCGGATCTTCGATTTGAAATCAGATCCATGCACcgattttcttcattaatAAATCATCGAGGATGAAACTTATCATTCATCTCACAGTCTGGTACCCGAGACGACAATTCCGCTTACTCTGAAATagctgaagaagaagaaacagatGCAGCAGCGACGACTTGGCGAAATGAATACCCCCATTTATTTAAAAGTCGTTATTATCATCCGGCTCTCGGGACTTCTAATAGTTCCTGGATTTCGCCAAGGTGCAGTTAGCAAGTTTCTGCATCTGAACCGCGGTCGTAACCGTTACTGGATATAATTATCATCATACTTACAGAATTTTACTGTAATAACGGTTTCCCAATAGGGTATATTTATGTTATACCGTTCGGTATTGTAATAACATTTACACGGTGCTAATGAAGacatgatttttcatttttatctgtTATGCAGtttggttcaaaataaaaataaaaataagtaaagaaaatattattggaTACTgtcagaaacaatttttctacaagtttATTGAcatatattatgaaattttacttcaaAGCATTGAACCGGAAGTAAATTAACCTCATTCAGctttgaatatgaaataattagGTATACAGTGACTGTACAGCTGGTGAAATATCGAATATTAATCGAACAATGATCCCTGTTTACACGTAAAGTTACGAAAGTTTTCAAGTGCCAGAtacttacattttttacaaactctttgatatagttttttttttatcactcacGCAATAGCAATGTTGCTGCAATACGCAATGTTTAGCTCTTCATCGTTGATAATGTTATACAGGCGCATTGCGTACAAAATTACGGGTTTGTTGTAACGAGCACTGCAGTCTCTTAGTGCAAATCCCGCAGATAACTGACGATTCTTATCAACGATAATAAACACGGATTGCCCTCTATCTCGTCAAGGtggatgattttttaaatcgtcgGATTAACGGGCTtaagaattttattacgatttcCTAATTACctaaatattcaaacaatattcGATCGGGCTACAtcgaattttttctatttgccCTGTTTTGGATGTAGTAATTTTTCCTCAGTTTTTTTAATGACTAGTAATTGGGGAAAATGGGCATTCGGTTACgtcataattataatttacgaCAAAGCAACcgtagaaatgaaaaagaaaagaaaaacttttatcgTATATAGACTgcagagaaaatttcaaagacaTTACTGTTTACttgcataattatt
This is a stretch of genomic DNA from Neodiprion fabricii isolate iyNeoFabr1 chromosome 2, iyNeoFabr1.1, whole genome shotgun sequence. It encodes these proteins:
- the LOC124174644 gene encoding coiled-coil domain-containing protein 137, which encodes MGRKIPGKKHRGVKDPTKQQKKRLSELNKVINAPPRDKDEQAIPKSLERVMKLKQSVKDGKMMKKNTKKKTKLKNQLIVMGNHHPQIAHPKARPEKVVPVFSQRPDECGKAFLNRVNSETQAFINETAFEDKYGVEVKRDPSTGNIEGLSKRSKDEIDELMRLKLKHSNTKKKKKKKKDTETTRLTKAQKRKHKLELKKTKKLQDNIDEFKVFKETIEFGDVVHAPPELKIKPKKADASHSERPGRRRLLLDSLFKSHDKSAENPTGVKSVNRSGKRKDLPVGERRQLEERQKEAITAYRNLKSQKAADL
- the LOC124174645 gene encoding BLOC-1-related complex subunit 5; protein product: MGSEQSSQSNDIPGSESSRARAVQLRRGKSVPNRDGIPEDTPPRCTSPGPSICSDSDLPYISYTVNRPIGDSPKMTNKQAQLQRGKSLGTQELSKRKPGIGAIGHRKTLSDKAHNIVVVKPAISEPTADMDADLVKLHSIPMFLPIMRGTLNLPPGVRDPEVLERLDPIGLFNLCARYQHHLNTNAQMIATEQSTLNTTLDVEVVRIFNMAIDRQKRFTKFAEQLNKIHHISQQLDNCHTQLNYTLESLEKLNNYLPVNNRLEPFVWTTG